The Perca fluviatilis chromosome 18, GENO_Pfluv_1.0, whole genome shotgun sequence genomic interval gaatCTTTGATGCTACATAGCTCTGTGACATGCCTGATTGATTGTGCAAGAGTTTCTCCAAACACAACTTGTTAATGAAAGTGTGAACCTATTTTAGTTTTTCATAAAGTTATGCCTCTTTAGTAAGCTATAACAATGCATTAAATGCTATCTTGATATAGAGGTGAAAATACTCCTAGGCTAGATAATAAcataaataatgacattttgagaaaatatTCAAATTGACAGTGTTGAAAACAGCAGTGTGTGTTTTGATGTGTTTGTTTGATACTCTCAGTTCAGAACAGACTCATCTGCATGTTCAAATTGATCTTTCCTTGCACTTTGCTGTGTACTTTAGCTGACCATTATCCCAGTTCTTTAGTTTTCACAACAGCCTCTGTGTTTGTTGTCTTAACAGGTCTACATAACGTCATGTCTCTGTCGGCCAATCTCAGATGGTGTATTTCCCAGAAAGGTCCGCCCCTTTTACAGGATGCACCATATATGGAAAATTACGTATTGGGGATCCCGTTTCTGGAATATTCCATTTCTCCAGGGTGAGTTTAAAACTATTTCTAAATCTTAATTTTCAACTTTAAACAGCACAAATTCGCATTGCATATTCAATTGTCAGTGTATTAAAACAATATACAACCAATAGTTGACATTATTTCTGCGTTGTTATGTGactgttttggtgtttttctcCCCACGGTGTCGGGTAAAGGGCGCTCCCCTTTGAGACGTCATTTGGCCGGCCCTTTCTCGGGCTATAAAAGGGCTCCGAGCTCTCAGAGTTGGCAGTCAAACTTTCAGTAGCAGAACAACGACCAGAGACATTATATCGGGAGCGGCAATTTAAGAGTTTCTCCCAAACCTACAAAAGGATTTCCTCATCTCAAGTTCACAGTTGTTTGAATCTTTCTACTTGGTTTTCTGCGGAAAGATGATGTTTAACGCTTTCAACACGGAGTGCGATTCCTCACGCTGCAGCACCGCTTCCCCGTCCGGGGACAATCTGGGATACTACCCGTCACCAGCGGGATCTTACTCAAGCATGGGATCTCCCCAGTCTCAGGTTTGTCCAGTCAaatattattcaacttttattaCAATGTAGGCTAGGTGATAGGCTATGTAAATAGCCTATTTGTTTGCATGCAACTTGAAAAGATAAAGCTCATTCTAGCCTTCGCTAAATTAGTCTCATGAAGCTTAAACATAaggtttaaaataataaatataagcTGGCTGACCAACAGTAATAGCCTATGCTGAGTTGTTCttgaaatataataataaattgccTTGACCTGCTGCACACAGAGCAAGTCGCGCTTCATTCATCCAACTGGAAACCCCATAGAGTGTAACGTCATAGTTGACATCATATGGATATTTTTAAACCACCCTGCTTTTTATATCTTGCAATGATGCATCCCCCTCCTGAAAGTATACCAAATGTACTCATGATCCTATTGCTTTACCCACAGGATTTCACCGACCTGACAGCATCAAGTGCCTCCTTCATCCCCACTGTCACCGCTATTTCGGCAAGCCCGGATCTGCAGTGGATGGTCCAGCCTTTGATCTCCTCAGTGGCCCCTTCTCACAGAGCTCCCCCCTACAGCTCCAGCCCCAGCCCGGTGTACTCCAGACCAGGCATGAGGTCCTCATCCAGGGCTCTTAACTCTACCAAGAGGGCCAGAATGGATCAGGTAATTACTATCTCCATGTACTTCAAATGTTGCATAACATGTAGTATCTTCCATGTTACAGTGTATTCATTATCACAAATCTGGAGACTTAAACCTTTTCTTGTGTTATTGTGCAGGTGACAtctgaggaggaagagaagaaaagagttcgcagagagagaaacaagcaGGCAGCCGCAAAATGCCGCAACAGGAGGAGAGAGCTTACAGACACTCTGCAAGCTGTAAGTATGCCACACATTTACCGTCCTTCATCAAAATGGATTTTCTCGCCTCAACTAACAGTGTAATCCAAGCAGCCAAGCTAATGCCACTTCCTCTATTTCTCTCCCCCTTACAGGAAACTGATCAGCTTGAGGATGAGAAGTCCAGCCTGCAGAACGATATTACTAATCTTCTGAAGGAGAAGGAAAGGCTTGAGTTCATTCTGGCTGCCCATCAACCCATCTGCAAAATCCCTTCAGAGCTGGACATTGACTTCTCTGTGGCCTCCATTTCTCCTTCCCACCCCTTCCTCTCCAACGCGGTGTCCTCCCAGCCACAGACCACCATCCCAAAGGCAACCACTATCACTTCCAGCCAGCCAACCTTCACCTCAACCTCCAACTCCATCTTCTCCAGCAGTAGCTCCGTCCTCTCCACCGCCACCATCGCCAGCAGCACGGTCAAGATGACAGACCTCGACTCCTCTGTCCTCGAGGAGTCCTTGGATCTGATGGCAAAGACGGAGATGGAGACAGCGCGGTCAGTGCCAGAGGTTGACCTGTCCAACTCCCTCTACACAACTCAGGACTGGGAGCCCCTTCACGCCTTAGCCAATAACGGTGACTTTGAGCCCCTGTGCACACCTGTGGTGACCTGCACACCAGCCTGCACCACCTACACGTCTTCTTTTGTGTTTAGCTTCCCAGAGGCAGAGACCTTCCCCACTTGTGGTGTCGCCCACAGGAGAGAAAGCAACAGCAACGACCAGTCCTCTGATTCCCTCAGCTCCCCAACCCTGCTGGCCCTTTAAAGACTTCCAAAAACAATACTTCTATCGAGCATATTTTCTTGATGTATAAGACCGATGTGCAGATCACAGGGCTATGGAATTGACTTTTACCAGAAAGCATATTTATGATTTGATTTGCCTTTTATCTATACTTGCCTATTACACCCATGTAGCAAGtttaaaaagcatgttttaactAATACCACCTAGACATTTAATGAGTTTATTATGATTTTATGGTGCTAGATAACACAACTTGTTAGTGTTGATGTGCATGTGTTCAGAGCAATAGTTATTATTGATCCAGTTTGTTTTCTGGTTGATGGAATGTGAGAGTAATTGTGGAAAAACTTAAAAACTGACGTGCTTTGTCTTAACCATGATGGTCTGAGTGGTCTATCTTAGTATCAAGTTTTCTGTGAAAACATTACTGGTTTAAGTTATGaaatttctatttatttttttacacagagGATTAAGATAAATGTTTGTAAGATATGTAAATAAAAGAGTGATATTTAAATTCAATTATCTGTCTGGTTGAATCTGTGGCACGAATTATATGCACACAAATGGCCTACATGTTTTTTCTGCTGTAAGACACTATAGCAGTGGTATTCCACAGCTAATTTAAAATCCTGTCTAAAATTAGCCTCCATAAGGGATAGCAGTATTTCCCTGCATCTACACTGGCTCTAGTATTGTTCCGTCTGTTGCCAAGGTTAACTAGACGTCAGGGCTCCTACGTCACTGCgttctttccattttttttaactgcaagCATAGCGCGATGACGTCGTAGCCAACTTCCGTGCCCAAATATAGACCGCTACGAAGACTCGCTGCTACTGCTGTTTGCCAGCAGAATACAGACGGGCTTTTTCCGCTAAAACAATAGATCTAAGTATTTGTCTCTGGGTTTTCTCTACAGAGAAATCTGATTTGATTAttggagaaagaggaaagacgGGATGCATCGCCTCTGTAATCGAAACGAAATTTTTTTCATAGCCTACGTGCTCGTTCCAAGACAACCGCTGCAGACATACGGTTATACAAGACAAATCGAGACAAAAAGAGGATCCGAAAGCAACGTTTTAACCACGATCTACGTTAGTTAAATTTGTTCTGTTCTCTCTGAACTGAAGGTCGAAAAAATATTACCTTAAAGACGCACATGTGAGTGAGCTGCAGCCCAATGCAAGAAATAGTCCCCAGAATTAATTCATAAAGTCACAGACAGCAGTTTGGACTTAACCTTCTTTCGTTGTATTTTGTGTAAATGGACTGGGGCATGCAGACAGCTGGACTTAATGTGTAAAGTGGCTGTCTGCAAAGTGGTGTTTTTATTCAGCCTATTCTAACTCTTTATTACAACTAGACAGACTCTAAATTTGCCTCTTCTGGAAGCACAGCTGGGCTAAAATGAATACTGATGTGCCATAAATGATGAGTAGGCCACATGTAAATTCCTGGTGATCTAGAAACTTACACATGTTCTAGTAAATTCTCTTTTTTCCATAGTGCAGTTGGTTGATGGTCTGCAGGCAAACACACAGTGATATACCCACTTTAACTCCTGTGACTAAAAAGATGTGCAATTGCGTATTACTGTCTTAATTCTTAATTTTTCTACATGGTTTTCATTCAGTCTCAAACATTAAGGTGCATTATTTCATCTCATAGCTTCATGGTCAAGTTTAGGTTAAAGCTGGGAGTTAAATGTCTGGCTAATGAAATCCACCTTTCCCAAACAGAAAATTGCTATGAAAGAATGCCAATTCATAAACATAAAGACAGTTAATATATCACTAACACAATGGTCAGCAATACATTTCAGTTCAAATTAAACTAAGGTGAGTGATCTAGTGTGACTGTCTTGTACTTTTCTGCTGAGTTTAATTAAACTACGTGATGTTTTGCCATTATCGTATCTTTATTCATCTTATCTCATTATCTTATTATTGTTACGCAGTTCGTCATCAAACCTTTACCCCTCCCTTCTACTTGTCATTCGTATACCTTACTCGCTCATTTCATCTTCTTTCAATATTTCACCATGTAAAGAATCATCGGAAGGCGGATTGCTTAATGGCTTTGCACAGGAAATGcgtggtgtgtttgtgcacgtGAGGAACATACTGGGTGGAAGACTACCAATAACTAAATTACTCTGACGTTTGTGCCCTTCAAGTACACACCCTTCTTGTGAAACACGGCCAAGATATTAGCAGTTGTTACTCTGCTTCCTGTATGGACACAGGCCTGCTCTTCCAAAGTACAACCTCaaagaaatattcaaatatttgatATAGTTTAAAGAATTCAAGTTGCAGAACAATGCTACTTCCTTGGTTCTTGCTTGGATTAAATGTGCTTTTACGAAGCCTCTTGTTTTGTTAGCACTGTGCTGTTGCGTAACAGCTGAATTCTGAGTACCTATCTGATTTCCATTGCACTTAAGCAGAGCCTCTTTTTCCTCAATAAAGCCATATGTGCGACCATGCAGCGCCTAATAACGCTGTCTATTTATACCTTTTCGCCGGCCCCTGGGAGATGGGGAAGCAGCAGAAATAGCAGTTGCCCATTGCTTCTTTTAACATCAGCATCAACAGCAGTAAAATTAGACCACTATGACGCCAAACTGCGTCGGTGCTGCAACCCAGGGGAGGATCCAGGCAGCGTAAGCCTgatagaaagagaggaggaaagtaAGAGCGAGgcgaggaggaggaaaggagaaaaTGATGAGTATATGAGGATGcaaggagggagaaagaaagagatccGTTCCTGGGTGTAAATGTGAGCACAATGAAACTGAGTTTGCCTCTATGCCATGATGACAAGAGCTCAGTATGGCTCGGCTCCATATTCACAGAGAGCTATCCCCTGATCAATTTCTTTTGTCGAGAGATAGTGTGAAGGCTTTACAAAACCATGAATACTTCAGTGTCTTCCCCTGTGGCTAAAAGTCTGTGTGAGTGACAGAGTGATACTCAGTCAGGCATTTACAATGACACCAAATTACACTTTTAGTGAAGCAAATTACATCTGTTCCTGACATATTCCTTCTTCTTTgtttcatgtcaacagagtgaGTCCCTCTGATACAGTACCAATATTTTATAACATTAAGTTTATATGGCACTGTGTGTTCAGCAGTGGTAGTGTATGACAAATCAAATTGAGGTTTGAACTCAGTCTGGAGTCAGGTGCTCTTATCAGCGTATGGTctgatttttgtttgtattttcagtATCTAGAGATGATAACAAGCACTTTAGAGAATGACAGCAATTAATTGAAGGGTGTGTAGGCACTTGCGTCAGCATGCATGCTGATTTAAGGAAGTATTATTCTCTGTAAAGTAAGGACATGCGGTGCTAATTCACTGCCCAGAGGTGATAAAAAGGTTAGGCAGTCAATAGTGACATTATTCAACTACCTTTACAGGTGGCTTACAGACTGCACCCTCCCCTAGAACTGTGTAATGAATATTGctcaaaatgtaggctacttgagGATTGAAAATCAATGTAAGTGGTATGAAGAAGAAAAGTATAGCTTTAGTGGGCAGGTGTGACATTCACATTTAAGTATGGTTAAAAGATGCAAACATTTTGATTAGTCACAGCTATATGAAAGTTTTGTGAATTTTACTTCTAGCCTAAATGCTCCGTATGGAGGAGTGGGTGACATGCTATTCTTAGTGATTATTTGACGCACTAAGCTACAATACTGGAGGGATTTCTCTAGCCAATAATAATTGTTCACACAGAGCCAGACTCCCCACACACAGTAGCGAGTCCTTGTCTGGTCTCGTGGGATCAGTAACAGGGATGTTTCCCTGGAAACTGGACAGCTCTACCATATGTAATTGGGTAATCCCTGAGCTGCCGACAGAAAAATAATAGCTTTTGCACTTTTCAAAAATACCTCAGCCAACGTGATTTGTCTGTTTTGTAACCCACATTTACCATGATCACATACTGCACGGATCATTATGCAATTACTGTAAAATTAAAGATGTTTTTGAGAACTGAAAATCTTCAGATAGGGCCTATAAATAAGGTAATTGTGAACAGTTAGAAAActagcacaaaaaaaagaagatgatttCTAATCTTATAACTGCAGTATCAATATACTGCTAGGCCTATATTGGTTTAAAATGTGTAGCCTACAATGATAGAAGTATATACATTATTTATCATTCAGCTGAAGGATGTGTCTACTGTCCACGACAGTTTACATGGTATGAAAGTGTCACACTTTTATTCTTAATACAGAGACCAACTGGGACTTGTCATGTTGACGGCGTAGGACCTGTAGAGGGTATTTGTCTATTAATCTCATTTGAATACAATTTAGTGCCACAAACTCCTATCTAAGATTGCTATTTTTTCattctgtaaaataaatgagAGCCCCTAATCAATCTACTGTGGTTTTCACTACCTTGACTTTACATGTTAGTACATGTCTTCCCACTCTCATTATTAGTCTCAGGAATGTGGCCATATACCCACTAGGGGGCCCCAGGTCCtaaataggcctactgtattcTATGGAAGGGCCCCATACCACTAGAATGTTCTCAAAACCTTTGGTTGTCTCAAACAAGTCTTGTGTTGTTGTTAGGTTAGGTCTGTGTAAACAAGGCCATAGTAAAACTTGCTCTCTCTCCTGAGATGATCGACCAATCAGTGACGAGAGTCATCGCAGGAGAAGAAGGGGACAGACCGCCATCAGCAGCAGCGAACCGACTTTTTCTTTATCTTTCCTTTCCCGTTTTCGGACTTGTTGAAGTGATGTGTGTAGCCCAGAACGTTAAACGTAAAACTATTCTGTAGCTTGCTAaactgtcatgtttttttttactgcctcGTTATCTGTGTAAACGTTAAAGCTAtgtttattcatatttcaatAAGTGTTCTGCTGCAATGTGGATACGTTTAGCCCGTGTTACGACATGACATTTAGCCTATTTGGAGAGAGAGATATTATCGCCTTGATAATGTtgctgtttctgtgtttcttaTTGCATAGTTGATAGATGTGCAGATTGTTTAATATTATTTGTGCAGCCACGTGTTGATATTCAGGTTGTGTTAGGCCAATTTGCCAGTAACGTGCAATCAGTAAACGGACTAACGCTGTGGAGCCACGCGTGCTTAGCTATTAAAAGTGTATTACACTGTTTTCTCCGTCATGGATATGTGTGCTGTAACAGATGTGGCTTATTCTCACTTTGTGTTACTGAGCAATATGTTACATTTATGTTAATTATTACTGAGAAAGTAACGTCATTCTTagtattgtttattgttatgtGCTGGTGTCTATAACATTTAGTTTGGTAAATAATTTTCATAGATCAGATGCTTATTAAAGTGCATTATTATTTGCTTATATTTCAGAATCACATCCAACTTCAAATGTCAAATACACCTTCATGTTCGAGTCGTTTAATAAATCTTTCTGGATCTCAAAGTCAGACATCTCTGGGTCAAGTTCTTACCGGACACCCTACAGCGGGCCGGTGTTTCTGTAGCCAGTTTTCAATCGTTTTTACAGTCTGCTTGTATAACACTAACACCCTAACACTACATTATGTTTTGTTCCATTTCGTCGCAGAGCCCTTTGTACTGTGTGCTGTTGTGCTGCTTGACTACATGGTGGCGGGGCGTTTGCTGTGTTGGGTTTTACttagatataaataaaatatttaatagaAAAGTGGGTAACTACAGTTATTTGTAGGCCTACATGCACACATGAAGGTAGGTCTACCTGCTTGATtaaaaagagcagcagcaggttaAATGGCTGTGGTATCATAACAAAATAttgtggtggttagatggctgtgttataataacaaaaggtctTTTGTGTTCACACAGCCATCTAATCACACCTGTTGACATTATTGTGAAAGTTTTTCGCTATAACAAAAGATTCATTCAGACACctcagttcctatggccacttggccagtgtgaatgcaaatggtaaattgttttgggggagagtagttagtagaactgtttagaagtggactgtttcTATATGCTCCTGTACTTGGTCGGAAAGTGGCTTATATGTAACAAGGTATCTAAACTCAAAGGCCACTTTTATCCAATGTAATCTTTAGAAAATCAAGTTAGCTCTGGTGCCATCACATGATGGGGATTGTAACCCACTGTTGCATGTGTTTCATGCAATGCTCCACTTCAGTTTTCCTCTCTGGGTCCTGTCTTTAGGGAGTAGGACCTAGCCTAACAGCGATCTCAAGGTGTTTAATGGTTTGTAGTAACCCAGACAGCATTTACATCTGTGCCAGATCCGTTTTCGAATCAGCAGATTCGCGCAGCAGTCACACTCAGTATGCAGATCTGCACCAACTTTGCGCCAGACTTGTCTGTAGCTTCTGAGAACGACAGTCCGTCCGGCGGGTGCGACGCAGATCCGGGACAGCTGCGCAGACCAGACACGCCACATGTCCGCCCGGCGAGTGCGGGCCGGATCCACGGGAGCTGCGCAGACCGGACGCGCCACAACTGAAATATGTCCGCCCAGCGGGTGTGGGCCAGACCGGACACGCCACAACTGAATTGAGTCCGCTCGGCGGGTGTGGGCCCGTTCTAATACATCATGATGTGGGCCAGATCCACGGGAGTTGCGCAGACCGGACGCGCTACAACTGAATTGAGTCTGCCCGGCGGGTCTGGGCCAGATCCACGGGAGTTGTGCAGACCGGACGCGCCACAACTGAATTGAGTCCGCCCGGCGGGTGTGGGCCAGATCCGCAGGAGCTGCGCAGACCGGACGCGCCACAACTAACGGAACGCTTTTTTCCTGCATAAACCCGCAACTCTATTTGAAATGCAGAGAGGAAGACTGCAGGCTGCACCGTCTTTGTGATTATTGGTAAGTGCATTATACAAGTAAAATTGTAAAAGTAAACTGCTGTTGATGTCATGTTAATATGTTAAATATGTATAGGCTAAACATAAACGTTTACAAACTTAGTTTACACTGACATTCTGACAACCTGAGACGTGTCAGACAAGCTGGGTAGGCTATAGACCTATAGCTAGGCTATGCTTGTAGTAGCCTAGCTATAGGTTCTTTTAAACATCCACAACTAATGTGAACAGGCTTTAAGGCTGAATCAGTGATCTTTGCTTATTATTCACCAAAATTACTGAATATCGTGTCCATTGTGTGTTAGCTGCAAAATCGTTTGTTAGCGCTACCCACTAGGCTAAACCGTcttttgttagttttgttagTCTTTACTTAATCACTCTCttactcattcactcactcactacaCACCACGTCACATTTGTGCAAGCATTTTACTATAATCTTTGAATACTTAATCTAACAtactgtttgtttctttgctttgtGTGCTTTTTGTAGGCTACGTCTTACAGGAGCAATGAGGAAGAATCGCATGTCTGACAAAGCCACGGACACGGAGATAAATCAATAGCCAGATCTGCCTTAAGACTGCGGGGGTGGACGCCGTGCCCGGTTTCACCCAACTAATAAGCAGTAAATATACCTACAGTAGGCGCAGTGTTCACATTAGGTTAGGCTActtggttttgtatttttttttgtaatttgaataaTTAACAATGATCTTTAATCAtatgctttttctctttttgtgcatCTGGATTCACGTCAGATGGTTGTTCATGCTGTAGTtttctcttttgcctttttaaaataaaaaataaaaactattttgaaaattacaaattgCGTGGATATTTGTAAATATGAATCACAGATCAGGGCCAGATGAGCCCCAGATGTAAAATATGAGTCTGGGCCAGATCCGCACCACACGTCATGGCATTAATAACTGTACTGGGCCAATTCTGGCCCAGATCTGTCTCTGATCCGTAATTCCAACCTGTTCCGGTATTGGGCCGTTGGAACAGATGAGCCCGGCCCAGGTCCGTTTAGCGGATCTGCGCCAAATGCTAATGAAGACCTGGTCCAAATCTGGcccaaatacattttgctgtctGGGAAGTGACTTAAAGACTTATTGAGGTGAGATTCTCATCATCCGCTCCTTGTAACCACTGGCCCTGGTGTCACCTGAACCTGCTGAACCCTCCTTTCTTTATCCAGATGCTCTGGGTCCTAATAGGCCTCTATTTATATTTCGCGTTTCGTATCGCGTTGGTCGGACACATAGACATATGGTATGGTCGGACCATGGAcgtattaagagaacgggtcGGACACTATAGTTTGTCCAAGAGGGGTTGCCGTAGCTAGCTGTCAAAGATGGCgaccgttctgcacatgcgcgactcacatcttGTAGGCAACAGGCAAGTTGGGATCAAATATACATCCATGATAGCCTACATCCATTGATCAAATCgaacacaaatctaaccggtaTGAATTGTGCGGCGGTCGCCCGTGATCACTTCTACGTAGACTTTGCtcatcttgaacgagcctaACGTGACTGTTAACGGGTAACGTTACAACTGGTATGGACTCCTGTTCCGGTAATGTGTCAAATATGATTTTAGGGTCTTTGTACGCGTTATTAGCGGGCTTTTTGGGTGCTGTTGCCTCATTGTCTGCCAAACTGTCACTCGGTGCAGACTACCTGAGAGAGAAGTGTGATTCCGGGCTCAGCGGCTGGACTGAACCATGGACTGAACCTGGAACCGCCTGTGACTGGGTAACGTTACGTTCAATATAacacctctctctgtgtctctttctcgAAACATAAGAGATAAAATAGGCTGCTTTTTATCGTCCCAAAGGAAGTTGTCGTCCTCCTGTTTACATTCAAGCCCATCCACAACCTCGCCCCCCATTTGTCTGATCTCCTCCAGATTCCCGCTCCCTCAGATCCTAGAATTTaaccttaaaggtgctctaagtgatgtgacgcgtttttttaggctacaacattttttgtcacataggcctacagcaaacatctcctcactatcggctagctgtctgtcccctgaacacactgtaaaaaaacgcagtctctgaagacagcccaggctccataaacggcaacaaaaacaaactgtgccaacctgcacaacgaaccataacaaacagagttccagccaataaccgacaagaaggagctggttgagtcatgaatacgcattgtggaagtagtctacgtgctaacgctgctgcagtgatggctcaaccagctccttcttgtcggagacaagtttgtttttgttgccgtttgtggatgctgagctgtcttcagagaccgcgttttttgacagtgtgttcaggggacaggcagctagcgaatagtgaggagatgtatgctgtatgtgacgaaaaatgttgtagcctaaaaaacgcgtcccatcacttagagcacctttaagagaacctttagggaatgttccctaaaggttctttaaaagttcaacaaaaacaactttaagAGAACGTTCCAGGAAGGTTAGCTGAAGGTTCCAAAATATTTTACCTTTAGGGAACGTCAGtccttaatttgtaaagtgggaggtcccggaGCGCAGAGGGGGGTGGATCCGGTGACTCAAAACGGGGGTTGGAGATAACggaacaaaaatataaaaatgacacTGCCTAGTAGCTTCtctgacaaaaaaaaccctAAACAAtgctgtgtgtacatcagggcaatgtttatttttatttcagaacatgcactgcatcggtgcgaaataaaaaaaaaaaaagaaaattagggctgggcgataaaacgataacgatatgtatcgcgatagacacgtaatcaatatcaatagaaaatgcgtttgataaaacgttcgataacttgtttttcttcttcggaagaaaccagaagttgcgaagcaagtttggttgcatgaacaaaggcactcactctctggtaacctagcaacgtagg includes:
- the fosab gene encoding v-fos FBJ murine osteosarcoma viral oncogene homolog Ab; amino-acid sequence: MMFNAFNTECDSSRCSTASPSGDNLGYYPSPAGSYSSMGSPQSQDFTDLTASSASFIPTVTAISASPDLQWMVQPLISSVAPSHRAPPYSSSPSPVYSRPGMRSSSRALNSTKRARMDQVTSEEEEKKRVRRERNKQAAAKCRNRRRELTDTLQAETDQLEDEKSSLQNDITNLLKEKERLEFILAAHQPICKIPSELDIDFSVASISPSHPFLSNAVSSQPQTTIPKATTITSSQPTFTSTSNSIFSSSSSVLSTATIASSTVKMTDLDSSVLEESLDLMAKTEMETARSVPEVDLSNSLYTTQDWEPLHALANNGDFEPLCTPVVTCTPACTTYTSSFVFSFPEAETFPTCGVAHRRESNSNDQSSDSLSSPTLLAL